Proteins encoded within one genomic window of Pararhizobium capsulatum DSM 1112:
- a CDS encoding cob(I)yrinic acid a,c-diamide adenosyltransferase, whose product MVKLNKIYTKTGDDGTTGLATGPRRLKSDLRVEAYGTIDEANSAIGLARLHTADNADLDAMLMRIQNDLFDLGADLSTPDTGEALAYEPLRILASQVHRIETEIDHLNADLQPLRSFVLPGGSPAAAALHLARTITRRAERLMVALARIDGEIVSNEAIAYANRLSDFLFVAARWTNDKGVSDVLWVPGKNR is encoded by the coding sequence ATGGTCAAGCTGAACAAGATCTACACCAAGACCGGCGATGATGGCACGACGGGGCTTGCCACCGGGCCACGCCGGCTGAAAAGCGATCTGCGGGTCGAAGCCTACGGCACGATCGACGAAGCCAACTCCGCAATCGGACTTGCGCGGCTGCATACGGCCGACAATGCCGATCTCGATGCGATGCTGATGCGCATCCAGAACGATCTCTTCGATCTCGGCGCCGATCTTTCCACGCCCGATACCGGCGAGGCGCTGGCCTATGAACCGCTGCGCATCCTTGCCAGCCAGGTACACCGCATCGAAACCGAGATCGACCATCTGAACGCCGATCTCCAGCCTCTTCGCTCCTTCGTGCTGCCCGGCGGCAGTCCTGCGGCAGCGGCGTTGCATCTCGCCCGCACCATCACACGGCGGGCGGAGCGCCTGATGGTGGCGCTGGCCCGGATCGACGGCGAGATCGTCAGCAACGAGGCCATCGCTTACGCCAACCGGCTCTCGGATTTCCTCTTCGTCGCGGCCCGCTGGACGAACGACAAGGGCGTCTCGGACGTGCTTTGGGTTCCGGGGAAGAACCGGTAG
- a CDS encoding XRE family transcriptional regulator, with protein sequence MKGLGAGVLEIALPYRTDAYRVFYAVQLGDKLWVVHAFQKKSTKGIATPQKEVELIRSRLKTDRGDVEMIDDDFAIVHGSGNIYADLGDPDADTKLMKAQLAAEIIAVLDRRKLTLREGEKLATVTAADLSRIRSADLGRFTIDRLVRVLNALDRRVTVKVSKATKTQRPHRPAAA encoded by the coding sequence ATGAAAGGCTTGGGAGCGGGTGTCCTGGAAATTGCCCTTCCCTATCGCACCGATGCCTATCGGGTCTTCTATGCAGTGCAGTTGGGCGATAAGCTTTGGGTAGTTCATGCTTTCCAAAAGAAATCGACAAAGGGAATAGCGACGCCTCAGAAAGAGGTGGAGCTCATCAGATCGCGTTTAAAAACGGATAGAGGAGATGTTGAGATGATCGATGATGATTTCGCTATCGTTCATGGCAGCGGCAACATTTATGCCGACCTCGGTGATCCGGACGCCGACACGAAGCTCATGAAAGCCCAACTCGCAGCAGAAATTATTGCCGTGCTGGATCGCCGCAAGCTAACTCTGCGTGAAGGTGAAAAGCTTGCGACGGTTACAGCGGCGGATTTATCCCGTATTCGTAGTGCTGACCTGGGTCGTTTCACGATCGACCGGCTGGTGCGCGTCCTGAATGCCCTCGACCGGCGCGTGACAGTCAAGGTTAGCAAGGCAACGAAGACTCAACGGCCCCACAGGCCTGCTGCCGCTTAA
- a CDS encoding rhomboid family intramembrane serine protease produces MFIPLHDTNSLKHIKVQYVTIGLIALNCIVWLITGPLASQNFANATLLGLGYIPALAFDYAHLAPNLVLVPESATYITYAFLHTDFWHLASNMLFLWVFGDNVEDALGHLRFLAFYLLCAAAGALTHGLVETSSEAPLIGASGAISGVVAAYFLLHPKVRVWVLVFFRIPLPLPAFIPLALWILQQFVMLAIDPHGNVSWGAHVGGIIAGLVLVVVLRRRDVPLFDRTIVTPKAVVPRIPPVTSGGEVTAPPSRNPTPWGRPS; encoded by the coding sequence ATGTTCATACCCCTGCATGACACCAACTCCCTGAAGCACATCAAGGTGCAGTATGTGACGATCGGGCTGATCGCTCTCAACTGCATCGTCTGGCTGATCACCGGGCCACTTGCCTCGCAGAATTTCGCCAATGCGACGCTGCTGGGGCTTGGTTACATCCCTGCTCTCGCCTTCGACTACGCCCATCTCGCGCCGAACCTTGTGCTGGTTCCGGAGAGCGCGACCTATATCACCTATGCCTTCCTGCACACGGACTTCTGGCATCTCGCTTCGAACATGCTGTTCCTCTGGGTGTTCGGAGACAATGTCGAGGATGCGCTGGGGCATCTGCGCTTTCTTGCCTTCTATCTTCTGTGCGCCGCTGCCGGGGCCTTGACCCACGGGCTCGTCGAAACATCCTCGGAGGCGCCGCTGATCGGTGCGTCCGGGGCGATCTCCGGCGTGGTCGCCGCTTATTTCCTCCTGCATCCCAAAGTCAGGGTCTGGGTTCTGGTGTTTTTCCGCATTCCCCTGCCGCTGCCAGCCTTCATTCCGCTTGCCTTGTGGATCCTGCAGCAGTTCGTGATGCTGGCCATCGACCCGCACGGCAATGTCTCCTGGGGTGCGCATGTCGGCGGGATCATCGCCGGTCTGGTGCTTGTTGTCGTTTTGCGACGTCGCGATGTCCCGCTTTTCGACCGCACAATCGTCACCCCGAAGGCGGTAGTACCCAGAATCCCGCCCGTCACATCCGGCGGTGAGGTCACGGCTCCTCCCTCCCGCAACCCGACGCCATGGGGACGGCCCTCCTGA
- a CDS encoding electron transfer flavoprotein subunit beta/FixA family protein produces MKILVTVKRVVDYNVKIRVKPDGSGVELANVKMSMNPFDEISVEEALRLKEAGKADEVVVVSVGPAKAEETLRTALAMGADRAILVETDDAVEPLTVAKIVKGVAEAEQPGLIIVGKQAIDDDSNQTGQMLSALLGWAQGTFASKVEISDGKATVTREVDGGLQTIDIKLPAVVTTDLRLNEPRYASLPNIMKAKKKPLDKKTPADFGVDTTARLKVLKTEEPEGRKAGVKVKSVAELVSSLKTAGVL; encoded by the coding sequence ATGAAAATCTTGGTCACCGTTAAACGTGTCGTCGACTACAACGTGAAGATCCGTGTGAAGCCGGATGGTTCGGGTGTGGAGCTTGCCAATGTGAAGATGTCGATGAACCCGTTCGACGAGATTTCGGTCGAAGAGGCTTTGCGGCTGAAGGAAGCCGGCAAGGCGGATGAAGTGGTCGTCGTGTCGGTCGGTCCGGCGAAGGCTGAAGAGACGCTGCGCACGGCGCTTGCCATGGGTGCCGACCGGGCCATCCTGGTGGAGACCGATGATGCGGTCGAGCCGCTCACTGTGGCCAAGATCGTCAAGGGTGTGGCCGAGGCTGAGCAGCCGGGCCTGATCATCGTCGGCAAGCAGGCGATCGATGACGATAGTAACCAGACCGGCCAGATGCTGTCGGCACTGCTCGGCTGGGCTCAGGGCACCTTCGCTTCGAAGGTCGAGATATCCGATGGCAAGGCAACCGTGACCCGCGAAGTCGATGGTGGCCTGCAGACGATCGACATCAAGCTGCCGGCCGTGGTCACCACCGACCTGCGCCTGAACGAGCCGCGTTATGCGTCGTTGCCGAACATCATGAAGGCCAAGAAGAAGCCGCTCGACAAGAAGACACCGGCTGATTTCGGTGTCGACACGACGGCACGCCTGAAGGTCCTGAAGACCGAGGAGCCGGAAGGCCGCAAGGCCGGCGTCAAGGTGAAGTCCGTCGCCGAGCTCGTTTCGAGCCTGAAGACCGCTGGCGTCCTGTAA